The sequence below is a genomic window from Sphingobium sp. EP60837.
GGCTCGAGCCCTATCGGTCAGAGGCTTCCCATGTTAGCGAGAGAAACTTTTTCCAGCCGTCCCTCAGCCGCGGAGAAAGCGGCGGGCCCCTCGAACTCCGGCACTGTGCAGATGTAGAGCGTGCCCCCATTCGTGCCGCCGATGGCGCAGGCCAGGGCACGGCGGCCTTTGGCGAGAGACACGCAATGCGTCACATCGCCACTAGGCGCTATGCGGATGACGCCGAGACCGGAGTGCACCACCCCGTCGCTATACGCCACAGGGCTCGCGCTCCATACCGCGCCGTGATTGTCCAGGCAGATGCCGTCCGGTATTCCCCCTTGAGGCAGTGCGCCGAACAACCGGCGGTTGGACAGCGCGCCACTGTCCGGATCGATGTCGAAGCATGTGATCCGCATCGCGGTGGATTCCGCCACATAGAGCGTGCGCCCGTCCGGACTGATCGCCATACCGTTGGGCGACATCATATCTGATGCCGCGATCTTAGTGGCGCCGTCAGGCTGAACCAGGATTATGTCGGTCGGATCGGGCATGCCGTGGGCCTCATTGGTCCAGATGTCGAAGCCCGGCTGGCTGACATAGGCACGGCCCCCATGGACGACCATGTCGTTGAGAACGAAACGGCAGAGACCGGTCAGATCCGCATATTCTGTCGCACCTTGAGGTCCGATGCGCAGTAGCTTGCGCTGCTTCGACAGAACGGCCAGCAGGTCGCCGTTCGCGAGAAAGCCGAGGCCACCGACGAAATCATCTGGCTCTTCATGAACGATTTCCGCCTGATCATTCATGCCCAGTCGATATATCCGGCCCGCCGTGATGTCCGAGAAGGTGAGCGCACCATCATGCCAGCGTGGACATTCCGGCAGGTTCAGCCCTTCGACGATTACCGTGGGTTCCGATAACAGGATCATGCCGCCACCCTCTCCTTCGGGATGGCGCCTGTTCATCCGGCGACTATCCGCTCATGACGAACGGCTAACCCACTGGCCGGATCGTGACAATAAGCCTCAGTTCATCGCCAGGATCATATTCCGGACCTGCGGAAAGACTTCCTTTTCCCATTTGCTGCCGGAAAAGACGCCATAATGGCCAGCGCCGATCTGCAGATGGTGGCGCTTGAGATGCGGCCGCAATCCGGTGCACAGCGCATGCGCGGCAGCCGTCTGGCCCACCGCGCAAATGTCATCCTTCTCGCCTTCCACGGTCAACAGCGCAGTCTTGCGGATCGCGCCCGGATTGACCAGCCGGTCACGATGCTTCAGCTCGCCTTTCGCCAGCAGGGTCCGCTGAAACACACGGTCCACGGTCTCCAGGTAAAATTCCGCAGCCATGTCGAGGACCGCGAAATATTCCTGGTAAAAGCTTTTGATCCTGGCCGCCTCCGCGTCGTTGCCGTCGGCGAGCAGTTGATACAGCTCACGATGCTGAGCCCCATGGCGTTCCAGATTCATCGACATGAAGGCCGACAGTTGCAGGAAGCCAGGATAGACTTTCCGCCCCGCGCCGGGATAGCGCAGCGGGACCCTGGTGATCAGATGTTTTTCGAACCAGTCAAGCGGCCGCTCGTTGGACAACTCGTTAACGATCGTGGGCGCGGCTCGCGGATCGATAGGACCGCCCATCAGCGTCATTGATCGCGGCGTCGCCGCGTCGCCATCCTCGGCCATGAGGGCCACGGCCGCGAAGGCCGGCACGCAAGGCTGGCAGACCGACAGCATATGTGCGCCCGGCCCCATTTCCTGAAAGAAGGTGATCACATAATCGACATAGTCGTCAAATCCGAACACTCCGGCTGACGTTGGGACATCGCGCGCATTCTTCCAGTCGGTTATATAGACGTCATGGTCGCGCAGTAGCGTACGCACCGTGCTGCGCAGCAAGGTGGCGAAATGACCGGACATGGGCGCGACGAGCAGGACGCGCGGCTGCTCCGTTTCGACTTCGTCCTTCACGAAATGAAGCAGATTGCCAAAAGGCAGGTCGAGCAGCACTTCTTCCCGCACCGCAACAATGGCGTTGCCGCTGCGGACTTGGTCGATACCGTAGGCGGGCCGCTTGTGGGTCAGCCTGGCGCCCTGGAACACATCCATCAGCGCGAACATGCGCCGGGGCATGGGAAGGTCCGCCATGGGTCCCAATTTGTCCCGGAGCCCCAAAGCTAGCTCTGCACCGAAGCGGGCCGGAGCCAGCATATCTTCCAGAGCTTGATAACCGTTATACAGCATCATCATAATATGAATGGTGCCCCAAAATGTTCCCCCGGCCGATTCGGCCTCTATCGTTCGTTTATACCGCTTTTGCGTATTGCACCGCATCAATGTTTGATGGAAGATAAGTTTAAAGTGGGAGGATCGTCATGGCCGCTGCGGAATTGACCATATCGAGCAAGATATATTCTTCATGGTCGCTCAGAGGTTGGCTGCTATGTCGGCTCGCGGGGCTGCGCGTCGTGGAAAAGATGGTCTCGCTGGAAAATATGGAGAACCGCGCGGAGCTTCTGCTGCTGACCCCGTCAGTGCTGGTGCCCCGCCTGACGCATGAGGGAGCGAGCGTTTGGGACACGCTGGCGATCGCGGAATATCTTCATGAACTTTATCCCAATGTGGGCATGTATCCCCAGGATCGCATAGCGCGCGCCCATTGCCGGTCCGTGTCGGGGGAGATTCACTCCGGTTTCGCCAATTTGCGGTCTGCGCTGCCCATGAACCTGAAGGTGCGTCATGACAAATTCCCGATCTTTTCGGGCGCCAAGCCGGACATTGAACGGGTCGAGGCGATCTGGACCGAATGTCTTGGCACCTATGGCGGCCCCTGGCTGTTCGGCGACAGCCCGACCGTCGCCGATGCGATGTTCGCGCCAGTTGCGCAGCGTTTCCTGACCTACGCAGTGCCGCTGTCTCAAAAGGCCGCCGCTTATTGCAATACGATCAACAGTTGGGACCTGATGCGCGAATGGATCGATGAGGCGCGCAAAGAGCCTGACGAGGTAGAGGAACTCGACATAGAGTTCTAAAATCAGCTGCCGCCGCTCAAGCGTGTAACTGACTCAGCCAACTGCCGATCACGGCCCGGCCCGCCGCAACCGCGCCCGGCCCATGCTCATCATGGTCACGCCGCAGGGCGACACCGCATTGCTGCGCAATGTCCAGGTCGGCCCAGAAATGGGTCAGCCAATCCTCAAAGCGCGGGTCCTCGCCCATCTCAGCATGGAATTGCAGCGCCAGCAGGTTGCGGCCCCGCCGAAACGCCTGATGTTCATAGGCCGATGTGGACGCCAATAACTCAACGCCACGAGGCAGTTCGAACGTATCGCTGTGCCAGTGCAGCACGGGCACGCCCTGCAGATGCCGAAGCGGGGAATCGGCCCCAGCGTCGTTCAGTGTGACCGGCGCGAAGCCCAGTTCCATGGCCTCGCCCGGATATACCCGAGCCCCCAGCGCCGCCGCGATCATCTGACTGCCCAGGCACACGCCCAGCGTGGGCAAGTCCTGCTCCAGCCGCGCGGCGAGCTTTTCGATCTGCACGGGAATCCAGGGATGGATGTCATGTTCATAGACGCCCATCGGCCCGCCCATCATGATCAGTAGATCAGGCGTGCACAGATCGACATGGTCAAATTCCGGGCTCGCCACATCGATCCGCTCGATCTCATAGCCGGCGGCCTCGATCGGCTGGAGAAACCCCGCCGCTCCCTCTCGCGGCACATGTCGGACAATCAATGCTTTTTTCATTGCTGGGCGCTTGCCTAGCCAATGACGGCCGCAATCGCCACCACAGGCTTTCTTGACGGAGCGATAATCCTCCTATCGGCTGTCGGCCGCCCTGTTCCGGCGGATGCGCCAGAGCGCCGCAAAACCGATGGCGCCCCAGATGATGTTCAGCACCATCGACGGGATCGCTCCATGCCACCAAGTATTGAGGACGAAGAAGCTCGCCCCGAGCGCGTTCATCCACTGGAAGGCGGCGGAATTGCCGGACAGACGGCCCATCGAGACCAGGAGATAGGCGCCGAGCACCAGGATCGCGCCGAGCCAACCGACAAGTTCGATGAAGAATGTCACAACAATCCCCCTCTCCCTTCCTCCCTTGGCAGGTCTGCCCCGCTTAGGTGATGGACGAGTATCACTCCTGCCCTTGCGGAAACACCCCTCCGCCAGCTTCGCCGGTTCTCCTCCAGTTGCGGACGAGGAACTTGACGAAAAAAGGCCGCCTCCTGCTGGGAGACGGCCCTTCTTCTTACTTTAATCCGTCAGCCGATCAGGCCGCCAGCTTGCGCAGCACATACTGCAAGATTCCGCCATTCATGAAATATTCCAACTCATTGACGGTATCGATCCGGCAAAGCGCAGTGAAGGTGAAGGTCGAACCGTCGGCCCGCTTGACGAGTACTTCCACATCCTGGCGCGGCTTCAAGCCAGCGACATTCTGGATGGTGAAGCTTTCATCGCCCGTGAAGCCGAACGTGTCTTTGTTCTCGCCATTCTTGAACTGCAGCGGCAGCACGCCCATGCCGACCAGGTTCGAACGATGGATACGCTCGAAGCTTTCGACGATCACGGCGCGGACGCCGAGCAGGTTGGTGCCCTTCGCCGCCCAGTCGCGCGACGAACCGGTGCCATATTCCTTGCCGCCGATGACAACCAGCGCGGTGCCGTCCGCCTTGTGCTTCATCGCGGCGTCATAGATCGGCATGACTTCGCCTTCATAGCGGGTCATGCCGCCTTCGACGCCGTCCAGCATCAGGTTCTTGATGCGGATGTTGGCGAAGGTGCCGCGCATCATAACTTCGTGATGGCCACGGCGCGCGCCGTAGCTGTTGAAGTCGGCCTGCGCGACCTGATGCTCGCTCAGCCACTTGCCCGCGGGCGAGGTCGCCTTGATCGAACCGGCCGGCGAGATGTGGTCGGTCGTGATCGAATCACCGAAGATCGCCAGCGGCTTGGCGTCGAGGATGTCGGTGACGTCCTTCGGGGTCATGGTCAGGCCCTCGAAATAGGGCGGGTTGGCGACATAGGTCGAACCAGCGCGCCACGCATAGGTGTCGGAGCCCGTGACGTCGATCGCCTGCCAATGCGCGTCGCCCTTATAGACATTGGCGTAGCGCGCCTGGAACATCTGACGGTCCATACAGCCCGCCATGGTGGTGGCGACTTCATCATTGGTCGGCCAGATGTCCTTCAGATAGACGTCCTGACCGTCCTTGCCCTGGCCGATCGGGGTGGTGATGAAGTCCTCGATCACCGTGCCCTTAAGAGCATAAGCAACGACCAGCGGCGGCGAGGCCAGGAAGTTGGCGCGAACGTCAGGCGACACGCGGCCTTCAAAGTTGCGGTTGCCCGAGATGACGGCGGCCGCGACCAGGCCGTTGTCATTGATCGCCTTGCTAATCGGCTCAGCCAGCGGACCCGAGTTGCCGATGCAGGTGGTGCAGCCATAGCCGACCAGGTTGAAGCCGATGGCGTCTAGGTGCGACTGAAGCCCAGCCTTTACGAGATAGTCGGTGACGACCTGCGAACCCGGCGCCAGCGAGGTCTTGACCCAGGGCTTGGGCTTCAGGCCCAGCTCGTTCGCCTTCTTGGCGACGAGGCCGGCGGCGACCAGAACGCCGGGGTTCGACGTGTTGGTGCAGCTGGTGATCGCGGCGATGGTGACGTCGCCGTCGCCAATGTCGAAATCCTTGCCTTCGACCGGAACGCGCTGCTGCGCCTTCTTGTAAACCTTTTCCATGTCCGCGTTGAACACGTCATCGACTTCCGGCAGCGCGACGCGGTCCTGCGGACGCTTCGGCCCTGCAAGGCTGGGGACGACGGTGGAAAGGTCCAGTTCCAGCGTGTCAGTGAAGACCGGCTCGACGGCGGGGTCGATCCAGAAGCCCTGCTCCTTGGCATAGGCTTCGACCAGCGCGATATTTTCGTCGGTGCGGCCGGTCAGACGCATATAGTCCAACGTCTTGTCGTCGATGCCGAAGAAGCCGCAGGTCGCGCCATATTCCGGCGCCATGTTGGCGAGCGTTGCGCGGTCGGCGAGCGACAGGCTGGCAAGGCCGGGGCCGAAATATTCGACGAAGCGGCCGACCACGCCCCGAGCGCGCAGCATTTGCGTGCAGGTGAGGACGAGGTCGGTGGCGGTGACGCCTTCCTTCAACACGCCGGTGAACTTGAAGCCGACGACTTCGGGAATGAGCATGGAGACCGGCTGGCCCAGCATCGCCGCCTCAGCCTCGATGCCGCCCACGCCCCAGCCCAAAACACCCAGGCCGTTAATCATGGTGGTGTGGCTGTCGGTGCCGACGCAGGTGTCGGGATAGGCGACGGTCACGCCGTCAGGGCCTTCGCTCGACCAGACGGCTTGCGCGATATTTTCCAGGTTCACCTGATGGCAGATGCCGGTGCCGGGGGGCACGGCGTAGAAATTGGCAAGGCTCTTGGAGCCCCATTTCAGGAAGTCGTAGCGCTCCATATTGCGCTGATATTCGATTTCCACATTCTGCTCGAACGCCTTGGGCGTGCCGAATTCATCAACCATGACCGAGTGGTCGATGACGAGGTGGACGGGGACCTGCGGATTGATCTTGCCGGCGTCAGCACCCAAGGCGTTCATCGCGTCGCGCATGGCGGCAAGATCGACCACGCAGGGAACGCCGGTGAAGTCCTGAAGCAGCACGCGGGCGGGACGATACTGGATCTCGCGCTCGGCCTTGCCCTTGTCATTCTGCCATTCGACGATCGCCTTGATGTCGTCGGTGGTGACGGTCACGCCGTCCTCAAAACGGAGCAGGTTTTCCAGCAGCACCTTCATCGAGAAGGGAAGACGCGAAACGTCGCCCAGCTTGGCGGCGGCCTTCTTCAGCGAATAATAGGCAATGTCCTTGCCCCCGACCGTCAAAGTGTCGCGCGTGCCGAGTGTATCCTGTCCGATGGCGGTCATGAGTCGTGCGTCTCCTCGCATTGCTCCGGCCGGGAGCGGGAAGAAAACGACATTCCGCCATATCTTCGCCGGACAGCGAAAGAAGCAGCCGGCGAGGTGACGGGATGCGCCCCAACCATCGGCCGAAGCGGGTATGTCCCTTGATGCGCGCCGCCATAGCGCCTGCTCGCCTCAAGTCAAATGCGAAGGCGCGAAATGGGACGTTCCGAGAATCTTTCTTATAGACGCGGTCATGAAGGGCGGGATACATTGAGCCGTGGCCGCGTTCTGGCAAGACGGAGCGGGCTACCATGAAATCAAGCGGGTCGCACGCTCTGACGTTAGCCGTTGCATCAACTTGGCGTTGAAATTGTTTTCAAATTTTACGCCCGATGCCCGAGAATATATGTCTGAGGAGGAAGAGACGATGCGCCCAGTTTCGAGCCTCGCGACCGGGAAGTCATTTGACCCGGCCCTAAGGGGATACATCATACATTATCATGTTGGGGAAGCTAATCATTGCCCCAGTTGCGGCCGCAGCCAGTGGATCGTCGGCCGATTAATGGCGGAATGCGCCTATTGCGAAACCGCCTTGCCGCTGGAAAATAATCGCGGCGTTGGCGCGTGCGCCCGCTTCGTGCACACCCACACATCCGTACCGTTCGAACAGGGCGGTCCCGTAACCGCCTGACCTGCTGGTCATCGCTGCCGCAGGGGGGAAGTCTCAGGCGGCGGCGACGCCTTCCACCTCCACCACATCGTCACCCGCGTAGTAGCCCTTTACGCGTACGCGCTTTTCGACATGATCGATGGGCACGCGGAGCAATATCAGGCGGAATGTGCCGCCCAGATCGCGCTGGAGCAGAAACCCGGCCTCGTCGCGCAGCAACCTGCCCGTCTCGTCAACTCCAGCGCCAATCTCGGTCATCGCGTCAATCTATGGCGTTCTTGATCCCTTTTCCAGCCAATAGGCCAAGAACCAGGAAAATCGCGAACAGGGCGATCGCGAGGAAGAACAGAATCTTGGCAATACCTACAAAAGCACCCGCCGCGCCGCCGAAGCCCAAAATGGCCAGCACCGCGGCGATGACGAGAGAAATGATAGCGAACCGGATCATCGAATAATCCTTCTTGTAAAATCAACTATATGTCTGAAACGGCCGACCCGCGGGACAGTTCCTCATTCCCGCGCCCACCTCTCCCACCGTCTTTGGGGCGATTGTAGCGAGGCGAGAGAATGGATTGGATGGCGCTCAGGTGCCATCAACCGACCTGGCAGCAAAGCCCGCCTCTTTCATGACGCTTATTTGACAGAATCTGCTTCACCACCCGCCCAATTCGGCATCAATCGGCATGTCGGAGTCATAGCCTATCCTCAATAGGACATATTGTCTCATGGGAGTGCGCCGATGAAGTTGACTCGCCTGATCACCGCCACTTTGTGCACAGGGACGCTTCTGGCAGCAGCCGCGCCGCTTAGCGCGCACGGCATCTGGTTCGCACAGCGCGCGCGGCAGCTTGCCCTTATCTATGGCGTGGGCGCCGATGATCTCGACGCGGTCAAGCGCCTGCCGCTGATCAAGGCGGTCACCGGCTATGATGCGGATTGGGCTCCGGTCAGCACCCGGTTGCGCGAGGCGGGCGTGATCCCCGTCGTCGATATCGATGAGCCGGTCGCGGCCGTAGCCGCCGTCATGGACTATGGCCTTTGGAGCAAGACTCCGGACGGCGAGTGGCACAATAAGGGCCGCGACGAAGTGCCTACCGCCACACTCGCCGAACATAATTGGAAATATGCGGTCCACCTGAACCAGGTCCCGACCCGCCAGGTGCCGCTGTTCGAAGGCCACACGCTGCAGCTCGTCCCTGTCGGCATCGCCATTCCGCAGAAGGCAGGCGAACCGATCAAGGTTCGCGCTTATTATCAGGGCAAGCCGATGGCGGGCGTGACCGTCATGTCGGACTATGTGAATGATCCCGATGAGGCGGCTCCGGCCAAGACGGCTGCTGACGGCACCGCCACCGTCAAGGTCCGCAATCAGGGCATCAATGTGCTGATGGCGATCTATGTCGGTGCTTCGGACAACAAGGCGAAGGCCGATCACAGCGAATACCGCGCCTCACTCTCCTTCGTCCTGCCGCATCTGCCGGAATGATCCTCATCCATCAGGAGCTTACGCATATGAAGACCGATCTTTTCCGCACCGGCCTCGCCGCCATCGCCCTGGTCGCTGCGCCCACGGCCCTTTACGCCCATGGCAGCATGAAGCCCCAGCATGGCGGCCTCGTGCAGATGACGGGCGAGACCATGTTCGAGCTGGTCACCGGCCCCAAGGGCGTGGACGTCTATCTGAGCGAAGAGGACGAGCCCATTCCCGCCGCCGCCTACACCGCCAAGCTGACGCAGACCGCCGCGGGCAAGAAGACAGAAGCGGCGCTAAAGGCGGCTGGCGGCAACAAGCTTTCCGCCCCCGGCTTCAAAGCGGCCAAGGGCGCGAAGATCGTCATCGCCCTGGTCGACAAGAGCGGCGCGAAGACCTTCGCCACCTTCCAGACCAAGTAAGGCAGGCCAATGCACAGCGCGCCCCTCCCCCCGCTCCTCTCCCCCGGCGTGCGGCGGGCCGCGCTGCTGCTCTTGGGAGTGATGCTGGCGCTCATGAGCTCGACGCTCTGGGCCCATGGCGTCAACGAGAACGACAAGGCGTTCATCGAAGGCGCTTCTGGCGTAAACATCATCCCCTATATGTATCTGGGCGCCAAGCACATGGTCACGGGCTATGACCATCTGCTCTTCCTCGCCGGGGTCATCTTCTTCCTCTACCGCCTCAAGGATGTCGGCGCTTATGTGACCCTGTTCGCCATCGGGCACAGCACCACGCTGCTGCTGGGCGTCATCTTCGACATTCGCGCCAATCCCTTCATCATCGACGCGATCATCGGCCTTTCGGTCGTGTATAAGGCGATCGACAATCTGGACGGCTTCC
It includes:
- a CDS encoding CBU_0592 family membrane protein: MTFFIELVGWLGAILVLGAYLLVSMGRLSGNSAAFQWMNALGASFFVLNTWWHGAIPSMVLNIIWGAIGFAALWRIRRNRAADSR
- a CDS encoding DUF5818 domain-containing protein, whose protein sequence is MTEIGAGVDETGRLLRDEAGFLLQRDLGGTFRLILLRVPIDHVEKRVRVKGYYAGDDVVEVEGVAAA
- a CDS encoding HupE/UreJ family protein, which produces MHSAPLPPLLSPGVRRAALLLLGVMLALMSSTLWAHGVNENDKAFIEGASGVNIIPYMYLGAKHMVTGYDHLLFLAGVIFFLYRLKDVGAYVTLFAIGHSTTLLLGVIFDIRANPFIIDAIIGLSVVYKAIDNLDGFRTWFGFSPNPKAAVLIFGFFHGFGLATKLQELTLAKDGMIPNLISFNIGVEMGQFMALTIILLLMNLWRMSDSFRRSAIVANAALMTAGFLLIGYQLAGYFTQGA
- a CDS encoding DUF1328 domain-containing protein, whose protein sequence is MIRFAIISLVIAAVLAILGFGGAAGAFVGIAKILFFLAIALFAIFLVLGLLAGKGIKNAID
- a CDS encoding SMP-30/gluconolactonase/LRE family protein, whose product is MILLSEPTVIVEGLNLPECPRWHDGALTFSDITAGRIYRLGMNDQAEIVHEEPDDFVGGLGFLANGDLLAVLSKQRKLLRIGPQGATEYADLTGLCRFVLNDMVVHGGRAYVSQPGFDIWTNEAHGMPDPTDIILVQPDGATKIAASDMMSPNGMAISPDGRTLYVAESTAMRITCFDIDPDSGALSNRRLFGALPQGGIPDGICLDNHGAVWSASPVAYSDGVVHSGLGVIRIAPSGDVTHCVSLAKGRRALACAIGGTNGGTLYICTVPEFEGPAAFSAAEGRLEKVSLANMGSL
- a CDS encoding DUF4198 domain-containing protein gives rise to the protein MKLTRLITATLCTGTLLAAAAPLSAHGIWFAQRARQLALIYGVGADDLDAVKRLPLIKAVTGYDADWAPVSTRLREAGVIPVVDIDEPVAAVAAVMDYGLWSKTPDGEWHNKGRDEVPTATLAEHNWKYAVHLNQVPTRQVPLFEGHTLQLVPVGIAIPQKAGEPIKVRAYYQGKPMAGVTVMSDYVNDPDEAAPAKTAADGTATVKVRNQGINVLMAIYVGASDNKAKADHSEYRASLSFVLPHLPE
- a CDS encoding glutamine amidotransferase; the protein is MKKALIVRHVPREGAAGFLQPIEAAGYEIERIDVASPEFDHVDLCTPDLLIMMGGPMGVYEHDIHPWIPVQIEKLAARLEQDLPTLGVCLGSQMIAAALGARVYPGEAMELGFAPVTLNDAGADSPLRHLQGVPVLHWHSDTFELPRGVELLASTSAYEHQAFRRGRNLLALQFHAEMGEDPRFEDWLTHFWADLDIAQQCGVALRRDHDEHGPGAVAAGRAVIGSWLSQLHA
- a CDS encoding glutathione S-transferase; this translates as MAAAELTISSKIYSSWSLRGWLLCRLAGLRVVEKMVSLENMENRAELLLLTPSVLVPRLTHEGASVWDTLAIAEYLHELYPNVGMYPQDRIARAHCRSVSGEIHSGFANLRSALPMNLKVRHDKFPIFSGAKPDIERVEAIWTECLGTYGGPWLFGDSPTVADAMFAPVAQRFLTYAVPLSQKAAAYCNTINSWDLMREWIDEARKEPDEVEELDIEF
- the acnA gene encoding aconitate hydratase AcnA, yielding MTAIGQDTLGTRDTLTVGGKDIAYYSLKKAAAKLGDVSRLPFSMKVLLENLLRFEDGVTVTTDDIKAIVEWQNDKGKAEREIQYRPARVLLQDFTGVPCVVDLAAMRDAMNALGADAGKINPQVPVHLVIDHSVMVDEFGTPKAFEQNVEIEYQRNMERYDFLKWGSKSLANFYAVPPGTGICHQVNLENIAQAVWSSEGPDGVTVAYPDTCVGTDSHTTMINGLGVLGWGVGGIEAEAAMLGQPVSMLIPEVVGFKFTGVLKEGVTATDLVLTCTQMLRARGVVGRFVEYFGPGLASLSLADRATLANMAPEYGATCGFFGIDDKTLDYMRLTGRTDENIALVEAYAKEQGFWIDPAVEPVFTDTLELDLSTVVPSLAGPKRPQDRVALPEVDDVFNADMEKVYKKAQQRVPVEGKDFDIGDGDVTIAAITSCTNTSNPGVLVAAGLVAKKANELGLKPKPWVKTSLAPGSQVVTDYLVKAGLQSHLDAIGFNLVGYGCTTCIGNSGPLAEPISKAINDNGLVAAAVISGNRNFEGRVSPDVRANFLASPPLVVAYALKGTVIEDFITTPIGQGKDGQDVYLKDIWPTNDEVATTMAGCMDRQMFQARYANVYKGDAHWQAIDVTGSDTYAWRAGSTYVANPPYFEGLTMTPKDVTDILDAKPLAIFGDSITTDHISPAGSIKATSPAGKWLSEHQVAQADFNSYGARRGHHEVMMRGTFANIRIKNLMLDGVEGGMTRYEGEVMPIYDAAMKHKADGTALVVIGGKEYGTGSSRDWAAKGTNLLGVRAVIVESFERIHRSNLVGMGVLPLQFKNGENKDTFGFTGDESFTIQNVAGLKPRQDVEVLVKRADGSTFTFTALCRIDTVNELEYFMNGGILQYVLRKLAA
- a CDS encoding polyhydroxyalkanoate depolymerase produces the protein MMMLYNGYQALEDMLAPARFGAELALGLRDKLGPMADLPMPRRMFALMDVFQGARLTHKRPAYGIDQVRSGNAIVAVREEVLLDLPFGNLLHFVKDEVETEQPRVLLVAPMSGHFATLLRSTVRTLLRDHDVYITDWKNARDVPTSAGVFGFDDYVDYVITFFQEMGPGAHMLSVCQPCVPAFAAVALMAEDGDAATPRSMTLMGGPIDPRAAPTIVNELSNERPLDWFEKHLITRVPLRYPGAGRKVYPGFLQLSAFMSMNLERHGAQHRELYQLLADGNDAEAARIKSFYQEYFAVLDMAAEFYLETVDRVFQRTLLAKGELKHRDRLVNPGAIRKTALLTVEGEKDDICAVGQTAAAHALCTGLRPHLKRHHLQIGAGHYGVFSGSKWEKEVFPQVRNMILAMN